A portion of the Barnesiella propionica genome contains these proteins:
- the rpoC gene encoding DNA-directed RNA polymerase subunit beta', with protein MAFRKDNKIKSNFSKISIGLASPEEILENSSGEVLKPETINYRTYKPERDGLFCERIFGPVKDYECHCGKYKRIRYKGIVCDRCGVEVTEKKVRRERMGHIQLVVPVAHIWYFRSLPNKIGYLLGLPSKKLDAIVYYERYVVIQPGIKNDTLAKYDLLSEEEYLDIMETLPKENQMLEDTDPNKFIAKMGAEAIYDLLATLDLDDLSYDLRHKANTDGSQQRKSEALKRLQVVESFRASKGRNKPEWMIMKVVPVIPPELRPLVPLDGGRFATSDLNDLYRRVIIRNNRLKRLMEIKAPEVILRNEKRMLQEAVDSLLDNSRKSSAVKTDANRPLKSLSDSLKGKQGRFRQNLLGKRVDYSARSVIVVGPELKMHECGLPKDMAAELYKPFVIRKLIERGIVKTVKSAKKIVDRKEPVVWDILEHVMKGHPVMLNRAPTLHRLGIQAFQPKMIEGKAIQLHPLACTAFNADFDGDQMAVHLPLGNEAILEAQMLMLGAHNILNPANGAPITVPSQDMVLGLYYITKLRPGAKGEGLKFYGPEEAEIAYNEGKVTLHSPISVIVKDLDENGNLVEKMIDKTSVGRVLFNQFVPKEVGYINQIISKKSLREIIGKVIKVCGVTRSAQFLDDIKNLGYQMAFKGGLSFNLGDVLIPEEKETLVNEGYAEVEQILNNYNMGFITYNERYNQIIDIWTHVNSRLSDILMKQLTADNQGFNSVFMMLDSGARGSKDQIRQLSGMRGLMAKPQKSGAEGGQIIENPILANFKEGLSVLEYFISTHGARKGLADTALKTADAGYLTRRLVDVAHDVIIHEEDCGTLRGLVCTEIKNNEEVVASLGERILGRVSVHDVQHPLTGEILVHSGEEITEDIAKKIEDSPIERVEIRSVLTCESKKGVCAKCYGRNLSNNRMVQKGEAVGVIAAQSIGEPGTQLTLRTFHVGGIASNIAAVSSVTSRYDGILEIDELRTVESVNETGQKVQIVVGRLAEMRIVDPNTKIVLTTANIPYGSKLYFNSGDTLKKGDMVCEWDPFNAVIVSEVAGKVDLEFVEEGVTYRVESDEQTGLREKIIIESKDRTRVPAAHIVDENGNVLKTYALPVGAHLMVDQGKELKAGEVFVKIPRAVGKAGDITGGLPRVTELFEARNPSNPAVVSEIDGEVIFGKVKRGNREISVISKTGETKKYLVPLSKQILVQDNDYVRAGTPLSDGAITPSDILAIKGPTAVQEYIVNEVQDVYRMQGVKINDKHFEVIVRQMMRKVTILDPGDTRFLEQQIIDKQEFMEENDRIWGKKVVVESGDSQTMKPGQIVTARKLRDENSALKRKDLRPVEVRDAIPATSEQILQGITRAALQTSSFMSAASFQETTKVLNEAAINGKVDYLEGMKENVICGHLIPAGTGQREFDKLIVGSKEEFDRVFANRKNVTDF; from the coding sequence ATGGCTTTTAGAAAAGATAACAAGATAAAGAGTAACTTTTCGAAGATTTCGATTGGTTTGGCTTCTCCCGAAGAGATTCTGGAAAATTCCAGCGGTGAAGTGTTAAAACCCGAAACCATCAACTATCGTACCTATAAGCCCGAACGTGACGGTTTGTTTTGCGAACGTATTTTCGGGCCGGTAAAAGATTACGAATGTCATTGCGGTAAATATAAACGTATTCGTTATAAAGGGATCGTATGTGACCGCTGTGGTGTGGAAGTTACCGAAAAGAAGGTACGCCGTGAACGCATGGGGCACATTCAACTGGTCGTTCCTGTGGCACATATCTGGTACTTCCGTTCATTACCGAATAAAATCGGTTATTTGTTGGGGTTGCCCAGCAAAAAACTGGATGCAATTGTTTATTACGAGCGTTATGTAGTCATACAACCGGGTATTAAGAACGATACGCTGGCTAAATATGACTTGCTTTCCGAAGAAGAATATCTCGATATTATGGAGACTCTTCCTAAAGAAAACCAGATGCTCGAGGATACCGATCCGAATAAATTCATTGCCAAGATGGGTGCAGAAGCTATTTATGATCTTCTCGCTACTCTTGACCTGGACGACCTTTCTTATGATTTGCGTCATAAGGCCAATACCGACGGATCCCAACAGCGCAAGAGCGAGGCTCTTAAACGTCTTCAGGTAGTAGAGTCTTTCCGTGCATCCAAAGGCCGTAATAAGCCTGAATGGATGATTATGAAGGTCGTTCCGGTGATACCTCCCGAATTGCGTCCTTTGGTTCCTCTGGACGGCGGACGTTTTGCTACCTCCGACCTTAACGATCTTTATCGTCGCGTAATTATCCGTAATAACCGTCTGAAACGACTGATGGAAATCAAAGCTCCCGAAGTAATTTTGCGTAATGAAAAACGTATGCTTCAGGAAGCAGTCGATTCTTTGTTGGATAATTCACGTAAATCGAGTGCTGTTAAAACGGATGCCAATCGTCCTTTGAAATCCCTTTCGGATAGTTTGAAAGGAAAACAAGGACGTTTCCGCCAGAACCTTCTTGGTAAACGTGTTGACTATTCGGCCCGTTCGGTAATTGTCGTAGGCCCGGAACTCAAAATGCACGAGTGCGGTCTTCCTAAGGATATGGCCGCCGAATTATATAAACCGTTCGTTATACGTAAACTTATCGAACGCGGTATTGTAAAAACGGTGAAGTCCGCTAAAAAAATAGTTGACCGTAAAGAACCGGTCGTATGGGATATTCTTGAACATGTTATGAAGGGACATCCGGTTATGCTTAACCGTGCTCCTACTTTGCACCGTTTGGGTATCCAGGCTTTCCAGCCCAAGATGATTGAAGGAAAAGCCATCCAGTTGCACCCGTTGGCTTGTACGGCGTTCAATGCCGACTTCGACGGTGACCAGATGGCTGTTCACTTGCCTTTGGGTAACGAAGCAATTCTCGAGGCTCAAATGCTCATGTTGGGAGCACATAATATCCTGAATCCTGCGAATGGTGCGCCTATTACAGTTCCTTCTCAGGATATGGTTCTGGGATTGTATTATATTACCAAGCTTCGTCCCGGCGCGAAAGGCGAAGGGCTTAAGTTTTACGGTCCTGAAGAAGCCGAGATCGCTTATAATGAAGGTAAAGTTACTTTGCACTCTCCGATATCGGTTATTGTAAAGGATTTGGACGAAAACGGTAATCTGGTAGAGAAGATGATAGATAAGACTTCGGTGGGACGTGTGCTGTTTAATCAGTTCGTACCGAAAGAAGTAGGTTATATCAACCAGATTATTTCGAAGAAATCTTTGCGGGAAATCATCGGTAAGGTAATCAAGGTATGTGGTGTTACACGCTCGGCACAATTCCTTGATGATATTAAGAATCTGGGTTATCAGATGGCCTTCAAGGGTGGCTTGTCTTTCAACTTGGGAGACGTGCTTATTCCTGAAGAAAAAGAAACTTTGGTAAACGAAGGTTATGCCGAAGTGGAACAGATTCTTAATAACTATAATATGGGTTTCATTACCTATAATGAACGTTATAACCAAATTATCGATATTTGGACACATGTGAATTCCAGATTATCCGATATTTTGATGAAACAATTGACCGCCGATAATCAGGGATTCAACTCTGTATTTATGATGCTTGACTCCGGAGCCCGTGGTTCTAAAGACCAGATACGCCAGCTTTCCGGTATGCGTGGTCTTATGGCGAAACCGCAGAAGTCTGGAGCAGAAGGAGGTCAGATCATTGAAAACCCGATTTTGGCGAACTTCAAAGAAGGTTTGTCGGTATTGGAATACTTTATCTCTACTCACGGTGCCCGTAAAGGTTTGGCCGATACGGCATTGAAAACGGCAGATGCAGGTTATCTGACCCGTCGTTTGGTGGATGTCGCTCATGATGTAATCATTCATGAAGAAGATTGCGGTACATTGAGAGGTTTGGTCTGTACGGAAATTAAAAATAATGAAGAAGTAGTTGCTTCACTGGGTGAAAGAATATTGGGACGTGTTTCCGTTCACGATGTACAGCATCCGTTGACGGGAGAGATTCTGGTTCATTCCGGTGAAGAAATTACGGAAGATATAGCCAAGAAGATCGAAGATTCACCTATAGAACGCGTAGAAATACGTTCGGTGCTTACTTGCGAGTCTAAGAAAGGTGTTTGTGCCAAGTGTTACGGACGTAATCTTTCCAACAACCGAATGGTGCAGAAGGGTGAAGCTGTGGGCGTTATTGCCGCCCAGTCAATCGGTGAGCCGGGAACACAGCTGACGTTGCGTACGTTCCACGTCGGTGGTATCGCTTCTAATATTGCGGCTGTGTCCAGTGTAACATCCCGTTATGACGGTATTCTGGAAATAGACGAGCTTCGTACGGTGGAAAGTGTGAACGAGACCGGACAGAAAGTCCAGATCGTAGTAGGCCGTCTGGCAGAAATGCGTATTGTAGACCCGAACACCAAGATTGTTCTTACTACTGCTAACATACCTTATGGTTCTAAACTTTATTTCAATAGTGGCGACACTTTGAAAAAAGGCGATATGGTGTGTGAATGGGATCCTTTCAATGCTGTTATCGTTTCGGAAGTTGCCGGTAAGGTTGATCTGGAATTTGTAGAAGAAGGTGTGACTTATCGTGTTGAATCGGACGAACAGACAGGTTTGCGTGAAAAGATCATTATCGAATCCAAAGACAGAACCCGTGTACCGGCCGCTCATATTGTAGATGAAAACGGAAATGTTCTCAAGACATATGCATTACCTGTGGGAGCTCACCTCATGGTAGACCAAGGTAAAGAGCTGAAAGCCGGTGAGGTATTCGTGAAGATACCTCGCGCCGTAGGTAAAGCCGGTGACATCACAGGAGGTCTTCCTCGTGTTACCGAGTTGTTCGAAGCTCGTAACCCGTCGAATCCCGCTGTCGTATCTGAAATTGACGGTGAAGTAATTTTCGGTAAAGTGAAACGTGGTAACCGTGAAATTTCGGTGATATCCAAGACCGGTGAAACGAAAAAATACCTTGTACCTCTGTCTAAACAGATATTGGTTCAGGATAACGACTATGTACGTGCTGGTACTCCTCTTTCGGACGGTGCTATCACGCCGAGCGATATTCTTGCGATTAAAGGCCCCACGGCTGTTCAGGAATATATCGTAAACGAAGTTCAGGACGTATATCGTATGCAGGGTGTGAAGATTAACGATAAACACTTTGAGGTTATTGTTCGTCAGATGATGCGTAAGGTAACGATACTTGACCCGGGAGATACCCGCTTCCTGGAACAGCAAATTATAGACAAACAGGAATTCATGGAAGAGAATGACCGTATCTGGGGTAAGAAAGTTGTTGTGGAGTCGGGTGATTCTCAGACAATGAAGCCCGGACAGATAGTAACTGCACGCAAATTACGTGACGAGAATTCGGCTCTTAAACGTAAAGACTTGCGTCCGGTTGAAGTTCGTGACGCTATACCTGCTACATCGGAACAGATTTTGCAAGGTATTACGCGTGCGGCATTACAGACTTCCAGTTTTATGTCGGCTGCATCGTTCCAGGAAACGACAAAGGTTCTTAACGAGGCCGCTATTAACGGTAAGGTAGATTATCTGGAAGGTATGAAGGAGAATGTGATTTGCGGTCACCTGATTCCTGCCGGTACGGGTCAGCGTGAATTCGATAAGTTGATTGTCGGTTCCAAAGAGGAGTTCGACCGCGTTTTTGCAAACCGTAAAAACGTAACGGATTTTTAA